The genomic stretch TAATTATAAAGCAGATTATGCCAAGAGATTACCGATGATTCGTCGTTCAGAGATGGCGTACATCATGGCCGAGTGTTTGATGGGAGTAGATAACGATAAAGCTTTGGGGTATTTGAACGAGGTGAGACGACATCGTGGAATCGATTCGGATTTGACGGATGCAAGTAAATTGCGTGATGAGCTGACGAAAGAGTATGCGAAAGAGTTTTTGGCTGAGGGACAGCTTTTCTATTATTGTAAACGTAACGAGTTGGCAAAATTCCCTTATGGATACCAGTCTGCTACGGAGGATAATGTTTACGTGTTGCCGAAACCGGATAATGAAATTGAGTTTGGAGACTATTACACAACAGATAATACAAAATAAGAGAATTATGAATTGTTATTTTAAATATATCATGCTGGTTGTAGCCTCGGTATTTGCTTTGTCTTCTTGTGAAGAAAAAGAGGTAGAGGTTTACGGGGACGAGGCGTATCTGGTGTTTGAAATGCCAGGTTATGGATTGAATAATACCCCTCGGGATTCGATGGTGTTTTCTTTTCCAGCTAAAGGAGATGACTGCGTGGAAGATACCTTGTGGTTTAAAGTGCGTATCATCGGGAAAGCGTTTCCTTATGACCGGGAAATCAAGCTTGTGGTGAATGAGGAAACAACTACTGCAAAGAGAGATGAAAATTATAAACTGGAACCCGTTATTATGCCGGCTAATAGTTATACGGTAGATGTACCTTTAGTCGTGTATCGTGCAGGTTTAAAAGATAAGAGTGTGCGTTTGGAGTTGACGGTTGAGCCGAATGAGTATTTTGGGGTTGGTTTTGATAAAACGAGCAAAGCCGTCTTTTGGTGGGGAGATATGTTTATTAAGCCGGATAACTGGGATATTTCCAATTACAAACCTTGTTTCGGTGAGTTTACAGAGACTCGTTATGCTTTCATTTTGAAGGCTTGCGGTATCGTGGAATTACCGGATCCGCAGGATCTCGTGACATTAGGGTATTATAATGCGAAGGTTCGTGAAGCTCTTTACGAATACAATAAGACGCATGATAAGCCTTTAGAGG from Butyricimonas virosa encodes the following:
- a CDS encoding DUF4843 domain-containing protein, with the translated sequence MNCYFKYIMLVVASVFALSSCEEKEVEVYGDEAYLVFEMPGYGLNNTPRDSMVFSFPAKGDDCVEDTLWFKVRIIGKAFPYDREIKLVVNEETTTAKRDENYKLEPVIMPANSYTVDVPLVVYRAGLKDKSVRLELTVEPNEYFGVGFDKTSKAVFWWGDMFIKPDNWDISNYKPCFGEFTETRYAFILKACGIVELPDPQDLVTLGYYNAKVREALYEYNKTHDKPLEDELGLVEFNVWTGVGGIG